The genomic region CTCCCTGAAGtccgcccccacccccaagccttcTGTCTTGGGCTAGCCCCAtctgcctggggagggcagtggaACGGAGCCCTTCCAAGCGGGGCCCCACAGCAGCCCCGGTCAGCTCTGTACTCCCCCTGGgagatggctgctgctgctgctgctgctggttttaACTAAAGGGATCTCAAGAGGCAGAAGTGGACTCGATCCCCAACATGGCTCTCTAGCTGGGGCTCCGGTGAAGTGGCTTCTTGGAGAAAAAGCTCTGGGTGGCAGAGCAGAAGGGCCCACAAAGGCAGAAGCACCtaccttgggggaagggggtggagtgTCTCTCGCTCTCCCCGCCCTCTGCAAGGACTGGGCCTGCCCAAACACCTGGGGGAATCTGCAGGGGCTTCATAAACCGCccatgtctcccctccccaatgtaCCAGGATATTTTCAaacctcccagcccccccccccccaggcgagGGGCACCCTCTCCTCTGCTAGAGACCTGCTTGCCCAGTGACCCCTTTGGCGGGGAGAGGGGCTGAGGAAGACCACAGAGAGCACCTGTATTTGGACAATTTAATTCTCCACTGGAGGCCTCCCTATGCACTTTTCCTCCAGGAAAGGCCGCAGAAACATCTTGGCTGCAGGTGGTACAGAGAGCGGGGAGCTGCCGTGTCCAGAGGCCAGTCCCAGGAGCTCTCACGGCCAGCGAGACTTCCTTCCTTACTTCCAGTGGCACTCGGAGGGCTACGTGAAGAGGCGGAGGGTGGCGTCTGCACCGGCCGAGATGAGCCAGGGCTGGCTGGGGTGGAATGCAACATCAAGGACGCCCAAGTCATGAGCCAGGGTGTGGCCCTTCAGCACCTTCACTGGCACAAGGAGGGGGTTCTGGAGCAGATCActgcatggggaagagggggaagaggaggaagaggtaaGAAAAGCTGCCCCCAGGCGCCCTCTTGCCTGGCCCGGGTCCAGGACAAGCGGCTGCCCCTGCCCAGACATACCTGTAGACCATGCCGTGGCAAACAATCACACTGCCGTCATCCGATCCGGAAGCAAAAAGCGGGTAGTGAGGGTGGAAGGCCACTGCCCTCAGTGCTGCCTTGTGGTGCCTGCAGGAGAGAAGCAGGAGCCCAGTCTGCGTACCGCCTGGTTTTCCTCATGCCCCAGAGGCCAAATCCCTGGGCCTGAGGCAAGCCCCTCTCAAGACAGGGTGGATCAGGCTGGCCCACTCCACAGAAGCCCCGTGAGAGGGACAGCAAGATGAGGCAGTTTTACGGCCAAGGATCCTGATTCTTTTCTGGCGGACTGCAACGTTGCACAGactctagaatcctagagtgggaaggggccacacaggccatccagtcccaccccctgctcaatgcaggatcagcctcaagcatccaggagaaggatctgtccagccgctgcttgaagacggccagtgagggggagctccccacctccttaggcagccccttccactgctgaactagactcatagaatcctagagtgggaaggggccatgcaggccatcttgtccaacccctgctcagggcaggatcagcctcaagcacccaggatttgtaacccaccttgaccatggggaaaggtggggcataacATGGCACAGCGGAGCAGAAGGGCCAAGACTCCCCCTTCCTTTGCTCACCTCAGCACACGGTAGGGTTTGGTGGACAGGTCCAGGTCAAACCAGACGAGCCTGCTGTCGTAGCTGCCGCAGATCaggttgtcacctggagaagaagggggacGGTGAGGAGCTGGCGTCTCCATCCAGACAGTAGTTGGGCTACTCCCCCATCTGCCCTCCAGGAGCCCAGGCTGCCCAGCGGTACTGCAGGGGGGCAAAGGACCCTGGCCCAGTCCTTGAGGCAGAGTGGCCAGACCGGTCAAGGTCCTCCAGCCCAGGGATCCTCTTCAGCCTCGGAGCATTCCTTTACCTCCTGCCCTGTTTGGGGCTTTGGGGGATCTGCTGCTCTGTACTGCAGGCGGCTGGAGCTCTGGCCAGACTTCCCAGGACTCAGGGGGTCAGTTCATCAGTATAACAAGGCAGGCTACAAGGGGGCCTAATTtcaattgttttttttactgtgaaTTATTTATTCCTATAGGTAATTTAGATGAACAAAGCTATTAggatgctgtaaactgccccaggccagccatgctgggaggggcagttgtAGAAATCTAAGAACGAATGAGCCCAGGGGAAAAGGGGGTGGTGTTTCTGTCTGCCTGCCTTCCATCGGGGAGCACGGGAGAGCAGCCTGTGGAATAAGCTTGGGAGGCATAGCCCAGCGgagccagatcttggaaggtacttggaagagaggccaccagggaaggctctgcagaggcatgTAATGGCTGCTCACGGACCTTGAAAGCCCCTCACGGTACAGCAGCTGCAACTGGACAGCCCCTCTGAGCAGCCCCTGGAGCCCCCTGGGAGTCCTTGGAGGGCTGCTGCTGCCCAGGGGCTGACCGAAGTGGGTCACGGCAGCTGTCTCACCCCCTCTGTTTCCAGGGACCAGCCAAAGACAGCCCTGTCTGCTCCGTCCTGCCTTAAGGGCCGCTTATTTCTCTCCACGCCCTCCTCCAAGGTCCTGCCTGAGCCTGTCAGGGTGGCTATCCAAAAACGCAGGGTCAGAACCGGGGGACTCCTCTATCCCCTTCTGCCACTGTCTGGACCCCATCAGAGAAGACCTTCCAGCTTCATccggggctccctccctcctgcccagaggTTTCCTTGCTGTTTTTGTACGAGGCTCACCTCCAGTTTTGTTTCCATGGGCGTGTGTCTTAATTTGTTAGTGGCCAGATCTTGTACCATAAGCAGCCAGACTAAAACGTGCCCCGTGGGGGTTCTGGGGCTGCCTACCCTGCCCTGGCCCTCTCCCCCCGGCCAGCCTACCTCCGGGGTGGACAGCCATGCTGGACACCCACTTGCAGTTGGTGAGCAGCTTCTTGGTCAGCTCCTGCTTGAGGAGGTTGTAGACCCGCACAAAGCGCTGGGTGGCCACGAAGAAGAAGGGCCGCAGTGGGTGGAAGAGGACCCGTTGCACCTGGCCCTTGCTCCGGTGGAAGGGCGCCTGGCTCCAGCGCTTGCTCGCCTGGTGGATCAGCACCTGCAGGTGGCTGTTATCCGAGACCACGGTGGCAAAGTAGTCCCCCTTCCGGTGCCACGTCACCTGCTTCAGGGGCTGTGGAACAAAGCGGTGGGTCGGGAGCCTGTCCTCTCCCTAggaccagcccctcccccccttcggCACTGGGTTCCACGGTGCCTGCCCACccgcccacagcccccccccgtTACCTTCCCGTGCCTGATGATGAGCCGTACTCCCTGGTCGTGCTCCTCTCCCGAGGCGTCCTCCCACCTGACTGGCTGGGGCCGCTCCTCCTCCGGGGGCACAAAGGCCTCCAGCAGCTGGTCCGTGGCCCCACAGAGCAGCTTGTCCCCCAGTCCTGGATTCACCAGCAGCACCGACTGTTccctgcagggaggaggggagagaaggctgCACCCAAATGGCTGTGGACTGTCGGGGGTGCAAGGCCCAGGAGTGGGGAGGTGGGAGTTGGCCCGTGTGTGCTTGGCAAGAGCAGCAGAGTCGCCGGGCCAAAGGTCCCTCTTCTCCAGCACCCTCTTTGGACACggggcaaaaccaaaaaagggaaccgaaacccaacctgaacaaaagtcaggaacccaaaaggtgAGCTGCAAAAGCAATATTGAAAaatcttacaaatatttattaaacaaagtgaatcatagaatcatagagttggaaggggccatacaggccatctagtccaaccccctgctcaacgcaggatcagccctaagcatcctaaagcatccaagaaaagtgtgtatccagcctttgcttgaagacggccagtgagggggcgctcaccacctccttaggcagcctattccactgctgaactactctgactgtgaaaagctttttcctgatctctagcctatatcgttgtacttgaagtttaaacccattactgcgtgtcctctcctctgcagccaatggaaacagcatcctgccctcctccaagtgacaacctttcaaatacttaaagagggctatcatgcccctctcaacctgcttttctccaggctgaacattcccaagtccctcaacctatcttcatagggcttggtcccttggccccagataatctttgtcgctctcctctgtaccctttcctctgtaccctttcaagtgCACTGGCAGACATTAGAAAcgtatttaaaaacaacacacatcTAACTGAACGTGCCACAGGTGCCTTGGGGAGGACAAGGAACTCCCTGCCCCggcacactgccccccccccccccggcagccctgCCAGAGAGCCCTGGGCAGATGCAGCACCAGGCATGCAGCCTGCCCCTCCTCAGCCCCTCTAAgccagcagctccccccccctgcacgggggAGTCCTCCACTCCCCAGCATTGAGCATCCATCAGCATCCCCAGGGGTCGCAGGGCTCCAGAAAGGGAGGGACAAGTTCTCTCGTGCCGCATTATGCATCACTTTATCAACCCCTGTCGTGCCTCGCCTGGGGCAGCGGCCAGCCTCTCCCGCCACGGGTGCTCCAAATCCCTGTGGGCAGGCTGCTCCCCAGGCACTCTGTGGGCCAAGATCTCACCAGGGAGTCCTTTGCCATCCTTTGTGGCTTGCAGCATCCCAAACACCAGCCTGTGCTCTCTGCCCTCCGCCCCGCTTTCCGGCAGTGGGGAAAACACTCACACAGCCACGCCCACGAGGCACAGAGTGGGGCTGGGGTTCCAGGCGATACTCTTCACCACGCCTGCCACAGGGAGGGTCTTCAGGCACCGGGCcgtgcagatctcccagaatttcactGTGCCATCGTCGGACCCTgcagaaaaaatgggggggggggaggatgtgttTGTGATGCCTCTTCCCAAAGCACTGAACCCCCGGTGTTTGGGTACTGCGAGGTAACTGAGAAGGAAAGAGGAGATATCAAGAACACAGGACAGCTGTTGGCCAGTGGTGCAGGGTCTCAGCCCAGGGCTGTGTAGGAATGTGGccatcccacctaccttacagggtggtaCAGAGCCTTTGCAAAGGAAACACCCTGCCCACCTGGAAGGCACCGTGCCTGGCACCCTGTGTCCTTCTGAGGACTCCTCTCCTCCCTCAAGCAAGGGCAACTGCTCTGCTAGTCTTCCCTCCAGCCCCCTGGCAGGAGCTGCAGAGAGAGATCGACCCCATGACACCATCTAGGAGGGCCGCAGGGCAGAGGGCGGCTGAGGAGAACACTCCCCTTGCAGACTCCTCTCCTACGTCCCacacagggaagggggaagagcacCAGCAGAACTGGCCGGCCACTGCCAGGCCCcccgtgggagggggggggagaggagaggtgttgcctggcaggaggctggccaaAGCCTTCCTCGGGCCTTTACTGAGGCCAgtcctgccacctgctgccttTCCAGGGGCCTGCTGGGGCTTTCCCAAAAATGGCAAGGAAAGGAAGCAGAACACTGGGATTGCCCTGCCAGCACTTGTCCTGAGGCTCCGACCCAAATGCCACGCCTTCTGGCCTGCTGGCCCCCGGAGAGAATGCTCCCCCCCAAGCTTACCTGATGCCAGCCACTGTCCGCTGGGGGAGACACTGAGGCAGCGCACGGGGCCCGTGTGGCCACGGTAGACCTGGGGAGGTcagagaggtaggtgagggaGCGGGGCCTCATGCCAGGACAGCACAGGGTCCCTTGCCCAAGGCCTTACCAAGGACTGAACGGTGGGGAACGGCTGGAGATCCTGAGGCTTGGGGAGTTTCGGGATCAAATCCTCGGGATCCACATTGACCTGGAAAAGAGTGAGGCTATGAACCATCTGAGACAGACGGTGGTGTCAGCTCTGCTCCTCTCCCTGGATGCCCTGGAGCAATAGATCCAGGGATGTGCCAtctaaggaaggggggggggcaggccaacaCAGCAACCTGAGCCTAGGAAAGACTGCCTCTTCTGGAGCCCGGGGCCCGCAGTggcaaccagaggcagggccttgTCCCCAGTGGCCCAAGGACTGCAGGATGCCCTCTGCCTTCCAGGCTCGGTGCCTGATTCAAACAGGCCTCCTTCCTCAGGCTTGCAAGGGAAGCCGTTTTCTCTCCATATCTCTGCTTATGAGCAGGAGGCACACCCGTTTCCCCAAGGTATCCGACACCAAATCAGGAACGACTCTGAATTCGGGTTGGCCTGCAGCAGGACAGGGTGATTCGAGTCCGGGAGGACCTCAGAGGCACACAAAGTTGTCCAGGTAGGAGGTTTTGAGAGCTTCTTCTTCAGATAACTGTGAAGCACCAGATACCCCCAATCTGACCAAGGGGCTTAGAGACTCTGAAGCTCACACCCGGCAAATCTGGCAGGTCTCCACGGTGGACTCCCCTGGACTCAGCTCCAGCTAAGAACTGCCCGGTCTGGCAGGTTCCAGAGACCCTTTTTTGGCTGTTGACACCCAGCGATTTATGGCTGGACTCAGCCCCGGCAGGGAGGGCAGCAGCTTCTGGCCTCTGGCTTGGCTCCTGCTGGGCCCCGCTCTGAAATGCTCCGTCCCAAAGCAGACCCACAGGGCAAAAGAGGCTGGGAGAGGAGGTCTGGGGACTACATACCCGCATCTTCCTCTGGCGGGGGCACAAGTAGAGGTCCAGGCAGCGCTCAAACCGTTCGTGGATGAAACGGGGGTAAGCAGGAACCCGGCGGAGGCAGTCAAAGCGCTGGGACAGGAAGTTCAGTTTGTGCTCGGACGCTTCCTGCTGCTCCCAGGCCAGCTTCTGCAGGAAGAGGCTGGCGTTATTGGGTCCTCAGCCCTGAAGCTCCCTCCGAAGCAGCTGACCGCCAACCCCAATggcctccccaggcccctcccccttccccgggGGGCTCTTGTGCTGCCGATTACTGGAGCCGAACGTGGCCCAAGAGGTGCTCTGCCCCGGGctgcaacccccaccccctccgcccTGGGCCCACTGGCCCTTCACGCCCTCCTCTCCCAGTCCCCCCTCACCTCTTCCTCTGTGGGCAGGTACTCTGGGGGCGGGTTGTAGGATTCCTCATGGCCGGGCAGAGGCAGCTTGGGGGCAGGCACGTGCATCTTGTGTCGTCCCAGGATGGAGTTGGGGTCTTCGTGAGCCCACAGGTCGTAGAAATGGGGGGTGTCTTCTTTGGGCTTGCGTGGCTTGATCCAGCCCATCTTGATAGCATGGACCAGCCGGGACACCTGCCAGGGGGTTGGGAAGGAGGAAACAACCTCCTAAAgaaacagccccctcccctcttcctcggCTAGAGATTGGGGGAGTGCAGAGCCAgtcgggaagggaagggagggatggcGAAGCCACAGTCAAGAGAGCCAAGGGTTCAGACGGGAAGCGGCATGGAAGCGGCAGAGCTGATCTGGGCCTCCCTCACCCACCAACATTAttcataattggatttatataccgccattctcagATATCTGGCTATTTCTATGTTTAAAGTGTATAATAACGGTGCTTCTACTGAGTATTTACGTATCTTGGTTTTTACGTTAATGACATTTTGTCCCGAGGCTGCGTTGTGTGCTGCCCTTGAGCGGGGTGATATGGGAGCTCCAAAAATTAATAATGGAACAaatgccccccccgccccgccccacccttCCTCCGCCCCCTCTGCCAAGGAATCAGCTTTTGCCAGTCTTGGCCTGTGGCATGCTTCCTCCgcagccctgcccctgcccctctgcTCACCTTCTCCTTCTCAATGAGGGATGGAATGAAGCTACGCTTGTCAGCTGGACGGTTTGTCACGGGGTGGATCATCACCTGGCTGCTGAAGAAGTCCACGGAAGGCTGAAATGCAAGTGGGGCCGGTTCAGGGGAGGGCTGCAAGGTGGGAGGCCGAGGGGCTAGTCAGCCACCAGCCCGCCCTTTGCTGGGCACCACAGGGTGGGGCTTGCCTAACCTCGTAAGGGTTGAAGTTCACATCTCCAAACTGGCCCCTCTGGAGTCGGTTCACCAGCTCCACTTGCTCATCCGTCAGCTTCACATCCACCCCTGTCTTCTTGTCATGGACGGTTCGCCTGCAGCGAACAGAGAGGGAAGGATTAGCAGGGCACGAAGCAGTCAGGACTCTCCACCCGGGCAAACCCTACCCCTTCGCTGGAGCACACGTGGGCCACAGCAGCCCCGTGGAGCAAACGCCACAGGCTTCCCCAGCCTTCAGAGGGACAAAGGGAGTAAGACACACCCAGGGATGCATTCTTCTGTGGCAGAGGGAGTCCTCCCCTAATGCCAGAATATGcactcctcccttccctgctgcccacagctcctcctcaccaGTAGTCCGGGTTTTCCATCTTGTCCAAGAACTTGTCCAGCTCGTCCTTGGTGCGAAGAGGCTTGAAGATTTTCTTGCCGTCCAAATTGTAGCCGATGTGAGGGAACTCCTCGTACCACTCCATGGGGATGTTGCCTACGGTGTTGCGGATgtcctgggagggagagggaggggagacacaATGAGGTGAGGGCCAGGGCTGGAGGAGAGCCATATAGGCCTGTGCCCAGTATTGGCCACCCAGGAAGGTTCTTGGCCTTGAGCACAGAGGGGGGCACAAtacaggaaggagaggtaggagAGGTGGGCTCTTGCCTTCATGGATGCCTTAGTGTGGCCACCACATGACCCTTGTGCCAGCTGGCCCCTTTGGATATTCCTACCGAAAGAAGGAATCCTGACGAGACCACATtgaggaacggggggggggggtgtccagcaGCCACAGCAAGACCCTTTTGCTTAGGAACACCCCAGGCAGGAAGAGCAAGGCCAAGGCTGCCCCTCCCTTAGGGCCAATGGCAGAAGGGCCTGCCCAGagagctctccccgcccccattaCAGGATTGTCtgctggcagggaggtgtgaacATGACCCATGCCCTTACACAAGCAGCCACCGGGGTCACTCTCCCCCTCACCCAGCTGGGCCATCTGGTCCCCATAAACACTTGGAAACCAGGAGAGGCTCCCAGggcatgcctgtgtgtgtgtgtgtgtgtgtgattacaGCCCTGGAGTCGGGACGGCCCCACTTCACACAGTCCAGTCCATCCATCACCACGCCAGTGCTGGGCCATAAGGCTctgatctcccccacccccagggtctTGCCCCAAAGGAAAAGTGCCGGCACTCTGTCCACGTCCAACAGCCCcgaggcagggggaagggggccaTACATCCCTCAGAGGACACGGCAGGGGCAGATTCCACCTAGAGAGGAAGCTCCGGGAATTAATGGCTGCTTTACTATCCTATGCTGGTTGCTGACACggccctggttcaatccctggccccgTCTCCAGCCCAAAGGACAGAGACCCCGAGGAGACCACTGAACTGGAACAACCAAGGGGCCAGCGCTGTGGAAGGCCGCCTCAGGCCTCTCTCTGAAGCATGCCTCATTGCTTCCTTCCCCAAAGCCACTTGGCTTGTcctgaccccctccccagcactgTGGAGCAGCTGCCAGCAGGGCGGATAGAGGTGGCTGGCAGGGCACTTTGCTCCTGGGGCAAGCAGAGACGCAGCCGTGATGGAACTTCTGAaaatggaaatgggggggggtgagggggggcttGAAGTATATGCAACACTATCCTGTCAAGCCTAGCCTTCTGTGACTGGATGGCCGGCACAAAGGGCATCACTTATAAGGCACCACACAGAATGGTAATATTTGGCATATTTATCGCTTTTAAAAGTGTATCTTCATTTTCTGTAAGAAAAATTGCAAGTACACCCAAtaagtatttgttttatttatttcttcgaGGAACAGTTGCCATCCGCAGCACCTCTCTGAGAGGCAGGAAAAGccaaaagtggaaggaggaaaacAAATCCTGCAGTTAACAAAATTATTTAAACAGACATTATCTCCTGCTGCTAAAATGAtctacttttaaattttaaaccccCTGACAATACTGTACATGTTCATGGCATAAGGTTCCTCCCCCACTACTCCCCAAGCTTTCCCACTGGCCTCATCCTTGGCCACGCTATGCATCCTGAGGACAGAATTCGTAGCCTCTTTGAAGCATCTTGctcattctaaaagagaaaatgttTCATAGACTTGATTTCACTGCTTCCGGAAAATTTCCAATTTTTCCCATCAATGCAATGGGGCCAAAAGGGGCCGTAGGATAAACGGGGGAAGGACCCTGCCCACCCCTGCAGccctccaggccctgcccccgGGGTGGAATGAGCCCGCAATGGCCAGGTTCTGCCCAAGAGCCCGGGAAGCTTCCCTCACACCGATCAGGTACACATTCGGGTGGGCAGCTGAGCAGGGCTGGTCTGACGCAGCAGCACAAGGCCTCCGTCCAGGGCAGCTGGGAGACCAAGTAGGCTTTACTCAAGGTACATGTTTTTGGAAACATGGAAacctataccttgaataaaactggactcagactttcttCTACTGACCATGCCTATaagagaagatgaggatttgggcTAAAGTTTCTCTCTGTCCCTGAAAGGCAActttcagtagaaggcagcttgaaTTCCTTCCAC from Paroedura picta isolate Pp20150507F chromosome 9, Ppicta_v3.0, whole genome shotgun sequence harbors:
- the BOP1 gene encoding ribosome biogenesis protein BOP1 isoform X2; its protein translation is MKPGEGEGGGGGESLFSTGAFEEQEQASDDLTDSEDSVFSGLEESGSDSITEEEEEEEEEGRGSRAKEKSEGFLRSGKSVEKELQSCNKGESTAAEPPLGNEYEEDSSDEEDIRNTVGNIPMEWYEEFPHIGYNLDGKKIFKPLRTKDELDKFLDKMENPDYWRTVHDKKTGVDVKLTDEQVELVNRLQRGQFGDVNFNPYEPSVDFFSSQVMIHPVTNRPADKRSFIPSLIEKEKVSRLVHAIKMGWIKPRKPKEDTPHFYDLWAHEDPNSILGRHKMHVPAPKLPLPGHEESYNPPPEYLPTEEEKLAWEQQEASEHKLNFLSQRFDCLRRVPAYPRFIHERFERCLDLYLCPRQRKMRVNVDPEDLIPKLPKPQDLQPFPTVQSLVYRGHTGPVRCLSVSPSGQWLASGSDDGTVKFWEICTARCLKTLPVAGVVKSIAWNPSPTLCLVGVAVEQSVLLVNPGLGDKLLCGATDQLLEAFVPPEEERPQPVRWEDASGEEHDQGVRLIIRHGKPLKQVTWHRKGDYFATVVSDNSHLQVLIHQASKRWSQAPFHRSKGQVQRVLFHPLRPFFFVATQRFVRVYNLLKQELTKKLLTNCKWVSSMAVHPGGDNLICGSYDSRLVWFDLDLSTKPYRVLRHHKAALRAVAFHPHYPLFASGSDDGSVIVCHGMVYSDLLQNPLLVPVKVLKGHTLAHDLGVLDVAFHPSQPWLISAGADATLRLFT
- the BOP1 gene encoding ribosome biogenesis protein BOP1 isoform X3, with protein sequence MKPGEGEGGGGGESGKSVEKELQSCNKGESTAAEPPLGNEYEEDSSDEEDIRNTVGNIPMEWYEEFPHIGYNLDGKKIFKPLRTKDELDKFLDKMENPDYWRTVHDKKTGVDVKLTDEQVELVNRLQRGQFGDVNFNPYEPSVDFFSSQVMIHPVTNRPADKRSFIPSLIEKEKVSRLVHAIKMGWIKPRKPKEDTPHFYDLWAHEDPNSILGRHKMHVPAPKLPLPGHEESYNPPPEYLPTEEEKLAWEQQEASEHKLNFLSQRFDCLRRVPAYPRFIHERFERCLDLYLCPRQRKMRVNVDPEDLIPKLPKPQDLQPFPTVQSLVYRGHTGPVRCLSVSPSGQWLASGSDDGTVKFWEICTARCLKTLPVAGVVKSIAWNPSPTLCLVGVAVEQSVLLVNPGLGDKLLCGATDQLLEAFVPPEEERPQPVRWEDASGEEHDQGVRLIIRHGKPLKQVTWHRKGDYFATVVSDNSHLQVLIHQASKRWSQAPFHRSKGQVQRVLFHPLRPFFFVATQRFVRVYNLLKQELTKKLLTNCKWVSSMAVHPGGDNLICGSYDSRLVWFDLDLSTKPYRVLRHHKAALRAVAFHPHYPLFASGSDDGSVIVCHGMVYSDLLQNPLLVPVKVLKGHTLAHDLGVLDVAFHPSQPWLISAGADATLRLFT
- the BOP1 gene encoding ribosome biogenesis protein BOP1 isoform X4; protein product: MEWYEEFPHIGYNLDGKKIFKPLRTKDELDKFLDKMENPDYWRTVHDKKTGVDVKLTDEQVELVNRLQRGQFGDVNFNPYEPSVDFFSSQVMIHPVTNRPADKRSFIPSLIEKEKVSRLVHAIKMGWIKPRKPKEDTPHFYDLWAHEDPNSILGRHKMHVPAPKLPLPGHEESYNPPPEYLPTEEEKLAWEQQEASEHKLNFLSQRFDCLRRVPAYPRFIHERFERCLDLYLCPRQRKMRVNVDPEDLIPKLPKPQDLQPFPTVQSLVYRGHTGPVRCLSVSPSGQWLASGSDDGTVKFWEICTARCLKTLPVAGVVKSIAWNPSPTLCLVGVAVEQSVLLVNPGLGDKLLCGATDQLLEAFVPPEEERPQPVRWEDASGEEHDQGVRLIIRHGKPLKQVTWHRKGDYFATVVSDNSHLQVLIHQASKRWSQAPFHRSKGQVQRVLFHPLRPFFFVATQRFVRVYNLLKQELTKKLLTNCKWVSSMAVHPGGDNLICGSYDSRLVWFDLDLSTKPYRVLRHHKAALRAVAFHPHYPLFASGSDDGSVIVCHGMVYSDLLQNPLLVPVKVLKGHTLAHDLGVLDVAFHPSQPWLISAGADATLRLFT
- the BOP1 gene encoding ribosome biogenesis protein BOP1 isoform X1, with product MRCEQHAAPWVHNSPAREGGRGPERSLSRTSGPSWILLRPAGKVPSGPCPACPERPCEEEEEELSLFSTGAFEEQEQASDDLTDSEDSVFSGLEESGSDSITEEEEEEEEEGRGSRAKEKSEGFLRSGKSVEKELQSCNKGESTAAEPPLGNEYEEDSSDEEDIRNTVGNIPMEWYEEFPHIGYNLDGKKIFKPLRTKDELDKFLDKMENPDYWRTVHDKKTGVDVKLTDEQVELVNRLQRGQFGDVNFNPYEPSVDFFSSQVMIHPVTNRPADKRSFIPSLIEKEKVSRLVHAIKMGWIKPRKPKEDTPHFYDLWAHEDPNSILGRHKMHVPAPKLPLPGHEESYNPPPEYLPTEEEKLAWEQQEASEHKLNFLSQRFDCLRRVPAYPRFIHERFERCLDLYLCPRQRKMRVNVDPEDLIPKLPKPQDLQPFPTVQSLVYRGHTGPVRCLSVSPSGQWLASGSDDGTVKFWEICTARCLKTLPVAGVVKSIAWNPSPTLCLVGVAVEQSVLLVNPGLGDKLLCGATDQLLEAFVPPEEERPQPVRWEDASGEEHDQGVRLIIRHGKPLKQVTWHRKGDYFATVVSDNSHLQVLIHQASKRWSQAPFHRSKGQVQRVLFHPLRPFFFVATQRFVRVYNLLKQELTKKLLTNCKWVSSMAVHPGGDNLICGSYDSRLVWFDLDLSTKPYRVLRHHKAALRAVAFHPHYPLFASGSDDGSVIVCHGMVYSDLLQNPLLVPVKVLKGHTLAHDLGVLDVAFHPSQPWLISAGADATLRLFT